One genomic region from Streptomyces venezuelae encodes:
- a CDS encoding metallophosphoesterase — protein sequence MTQGAGQEPVVRTATLRDFRVPPYARVPVQGHATEPTVEHLPPAQAPTQAPAETPAQAPTQAPAETPAQTPPQPPAEAAARTPAETPAAPPMPATAPAPAVEAAPSGSLSVVGAPPSAPATPAPVPAHVPPPAPAPADPTLLLGRRVAPAYTGTAPTTSTTGSSIVSVATGHPGSAFPEGDLPEGYTPTERDLPVINRGDTVQVRVAPEAATAPDPTAANGDGPGPLYVVGDVHGYLDELVGALRAQGLVDENGGWAAGNARLWFLGDFTDRGPDGIGVIDLVMRLSAEAAAAGGYCKALMGNHELLLIGAKRFGDTPVNSGAGTATFQAAWLLNGGQKHDMDRLQDVHLQWMSRLDAVVLEDDHLLLHSDTTAYLEYGETIEDVNDTVHEILNRSDADEVWDVFRKFTKRFAFRDEGGPQAVQELLSTYGGSRIVHGHSPIPYLLGQVGTEEGEGSGGPVIDGPHVYADGLAIAMDGGVTMAGKLLVVELPLNG from the coding sequence ATGACTCAGGGGGCCGGGCAGGAGCCCGTGGTGCGCACGGCGACATTGCGCGACTTCCGCGTACCGCCGTACGCCCGGGTGCCCGTACAGGGCCATGCCACCGAGCCGACGGTCGAGCACCTTCCACCGGCCCAGGCACCCACCCAGGCGCCGGCCGAGACACCGGCACAGGCACCCACCCAGGCGCCGGCCGAGACACCGGCACAGACACCTCCCCAGCCGCCGGCCGAGGCAGCTGCCCGCACCCCGGCCGAGACGCCCGCCGCCCCGCCCATGCCGGCCACCGCGCCTGCACCGGCCGTCGAGGCAGCACCGAGCGGATCGCTCTCCGTCGTCGGCGCACCTCCGTCCGCGCCCGCCACGCCCGCGCCCGTCCCCGCCCACGTACCCCCGCCCGCGCCTGCGCCCGCCGACCCGACCCTCCTCCTGGGCCGCCGCGTCGCCCCCGCCTACACCGGTACGGCCCCCACGACCAGCACGACCGGCTCCTCCATCGTCTCGGTCGCCACGGGCCACCCCGGCAGCGCCTTCCCCGAGGGCGACCTGCCCGAGGGCTACACCCCCACCGAGCGCGACCTCCCGGTCATCAACCGCGGCGACACCGTCCAGGTCCGGGTCGCCCCCGAGGCCGCCACCGCGCCCGACCCCACCGCCGCGAACGGCGACGGCCCCGGCCCCCTCTACGTCGTCGGCGACGTCCACGGCTACCTCGACGAACTCGTCGGCGCCCTGCGCGCCCAGGGCCTCGTCGACGAGAACGGCGGCTGGGCCGCGGGCAACGCCCGGCTGTGGTTCCTCGGCGACTTCACCGATCGCGGTCCCGACGGGATCGGCGTCATCGACCTCGTCATGCGGCTCTCCGCCGAGGCCGCCGCCGCCGGCGGTTACTGCAAGGCCCTCATGGGCAACCACGAGCTGCTGCTGATCGGCGCCAAGCGCTTCGGCGACACCCCGGTCAACTCCGGCGCGGGCACGGCCACCTTCCAGGCCGCCTGGCTGCTCAACGGCGGCCAGAAGCACGACATGGACCGGCTACAGGACGTCCACCTCCAGTGGATGTCCCGGCTCGACGCCGTGGTCCTGGAGGACGACCACCTCCTCCTGCACTCCGACACCACCGCGTACCTCGAATACGGCGAGACGATCGAGGACGTCAACGACACGGTCCACGAGATCCTCAACCGGAGCGATGCCGACGAGGTCTGGGACGTGTTCCGCAAGTTCACGAAGCGCTTCGCGTTCCGTGACGAGGGCGGACCGCAGGCCGTCCAGGAGCTCCTCTCCACCTACGGCGGCAGCCGGATCGTGCACGGCCACAGCCCCATCCCGTACCTCCTCGGCCAGGTCGGCACGGAGGAGGGCGAGGGCAGCGGCGGCCCGGTCATCGACGGACCTCATGTGTACGCGGACGGTCTCGCGATCGCCATGGACGGCGGTGTGACCATGGCCGGAAAGCTGCTGGTCGTCGAACTCCCCCTGAACGGCTGA
- the thiC gene encoding phosphomethylpyrimidine synthase ThiC, with amino-acid sequence MTIQDARTPASDQDGRAPGWHKGYVEGSRPDLRVPVRQVHLTNGKDVTLYDTSGPYTDPTIDTDVRRGLAPLRENWIIARGDTEEYAGRPVRPEDDGIKHTSPRGGGLKNLDAVFPGRPRLPRRGRDGQAVTQLAYARRGEITPEMEYVAIRENVSPEVVREEIAAGRAVLPANVNHPEIEPMIIGKRFLVKVNANIGNSAVTSSIEEEVEKMTWATKWGADTVMDLSTGRNIHTTREWVLRNSPVPIGTVPLYQALEKVDGKAEDLTWEIYKDTVIEQAEQGVDYMTVHAGVLLPYVPLTARRKTGIVSRGGSIMAAWCLAHHKENFLYTNFEELCEILAAYDVTYSLGDGLRPGSIADANDEAQFAELRTLGELNTIAKRHNVQTMIEGPGHVPMHKIKENIDLQQEICEEAPFYTLGPLTTDVAPAYDHITSGIGAAMIAWWGTAMLCYVTPKEHLGLPNKDDVKTGVITYKIAAHAADLAKGHPGAQEWDDALSDARFEFRWEDQFNLALDPVTAREFHDETLPAEPAKTAHFCSMCGPKFCSMKISQDIRREHGGTQQEIEAGMAEKSKEFAESGNRVYLPLAD; translated from the coding sequence ATGACCATTCAGGATGCACGCACGCCTGCCTCCGACCAGGACGGCCGCGCGCCGGGCTGGCACAAGGGCTATGTCGAGGGTTCGCGCCCCGACCTCCGGGTCCCGGTCCGTCAGGTGCACCTCACCAACGGCAAGGACGTGACGCTGTACGACACGTCCGGCCCGTACACCGACCCCACCATCGACACCGACGTACGGCGCGGCCTGGCGCCGTTGCGCGAGAACTGGATCATCGCGCGCGGCGACACCGAGGAGTACGCGGGCCGCCCCGTGCGCCCCGAGGACGACGGCATCAAGCACACGTCGCCGCGCGGCGGCGGGCTGAAGAACCTCGACGCCGTCTTCCCCGGCCGTCCGCGCCTGCCGCGCCGCGGCCGTGACGGCCAGGCGGTGACGCAGCTGGCGTACGCCCGCAGGGGCGAGATCACCCCGGAGATGGAGTACGTCGCGATCCGCGAGAACGTCTCCCCCGAGGTCGTACGGGAGGAGATCGCCGCGGGCCGGGCGGTGCTCCCGGCGAACGTCAACCACCCGGAGATCGAGCCGATGATCATCGGCAAGCGGTTCCTGGTGAAGGTCAACGCCAACATCGGCAACTCCGCCGTCACCTCCTCCATCGAGGAGGAGGTGGAGAAGATGACCTGGGCGACCAAGTGGGGCGCGGACACGGTCATGGACCTGTCCACCGGCCGCAACATCCACACCACCCGCGAGTGGGTGCTGCGCAACTCCCCCGTGCCGATCGGCACCGTGCCGCTCTACCAGGCCCTGGAGAAGGTCGACGGCAAGGCCGAGGACCTGACCTGGGAGATCTACAAGGACACGGTCATCGAGCAGGCCGAGCAGGGCGTCGACTACATGACGGTGCACGCCGGCGTACTCCTGCCGTACGTGCCGCTCACCGCGCGCCGCAAGACCGGCATCGTCTCGCGCGGCGGCTCGATCATGGCCGCCTGGTGTCTCGCCCACCACAAGGAGAACTTCCTCTACACGAACTTCGAGGAGCTCTGCGAGATCCTGGCGGCGTACGACGTCACGTACTCGCTCGGCGACGGCCTGCGCCCCGGCTCGATCGCGGACGCCAACGACGAGGCGCAGTTCGCGGAGCTGCGTACGCTCGGCGAGCTGAACACGATCGCCAAGCGGCACAACGTGCAGACGATGATCGAGGGCCCGGGCCACGTCCCGATGCACAAGATCAAGGAGAACATCGACCTCCAGCAGGAGATCTGCGAGGAGGCGCCGTTCTACACCCTCGGCCCGCTGACGACGGACGTGGCGCCCGCCTACGACCACATCACCTCCGGCATCGGCGCGGCGATGATCGCGTGGTGGGGCACGGCGATGCTCTGCTACGTCACGCCCAAGGAGCACCTGGGCCTGCCCAACAAGGACGACGTGAAGACGGGCGTCATCACGTACAAGATCGCCGCCCACGCGGCGGACCTCGCCAAGGGGCACCCGGGCGCGCAGGAGTGGGACGACGCGCTCTCCGACGCGCGGTTCGAGTTCCGCTGGGAGGACCAGTTCAACCTGGCGCTCGACCCGGTCACGGCACGCGAGTTCCACGACGAGACGCTGCCGGCGGAGCCCGCGAAGACCGCGCACTTCTGCTCGATGTGCGGTCCGAAGTTCTGCTCGATGAAGATCTCCCAGGACATCCGGCGTGAGCACGGCGGCACGCAGCAGGAGATCGAGGCCGGGATGGCGGAGAAGTCGAAGGAGTTCGCGGAGAGCGGGAACCGCGTCTACCTGCCGCTGGCGGACTGA
- a CDS encoding YibE/F family protein, with protein sequence MTSPQQPPEPHDHAPGPDHGHGHSTGHATGHGHSHSHGPAAPVSRHLRKVIAAVLIPFATAVLVGLVALWPGGAPAHERTGVGFDRQTEQGTVVSVEQVDCKDVNAAQVPPTGDTSTPQGREAVNAQQGQCEKATIEVTSGPEKGRTFTEIVQPDAPRQLHEGQGVVVAYAPDAPRDLQYSVTDVNRKLPMALLAGIFAVAVVLVGRMKGLMALVALVASFLVLTFFILPAILEGSNPLVVAVVGSSAIMLIALYLCHGLSARTSVAVLGTLISLLLIGLLGSLFIGWASLTGNTDDNTGLIHGLYPDIDMSGLLLAGIIIGSLGVLDDVTVTQTSAVWELHQADPHMGPRALYRAGIRIGRDHIASVVNTLVLAYAGAALPLLLLFSIAQSSMGTVANSELVAVEIVRTLVGSIGLVASVPLTTVLAALVVSADRPGADAGGQPRATAVRGGRRRRAK encoded by the coding sequence GTGACTTCCCCCCAGCAGCCCCCCGAGCCGCACGACCACGCCCCCGGTCCCGACCACGGACACGGGCATTCGACCGGGCACGCAACCGGGCACGGGCACAGCCACAGCCACGGCCCCGCCGCCCCCGTCTCCCGGCATCTGCGCAAGGTCATCGCCGCGGTCCTGATCCCCTTCGCCACCGCCGTCCTGGTCGGCCTCGTGGCCCTGTGGCCCGGCGGCGCCCCGGCGCACGAGCGCACCGGGGTCGGCTTCGACCGGCAGACCGAACAAGGCACGGTCGTCTCCGTCGAGCAGGTCGACTGCAAGGACGTGAACGCCGCCCAGGTCCCGCCGACCGGGGACACCTCCACACCTCAGGGCCGCGAGGCGGTCAACGCCCAGCAGGGGCAGTGCGAGAAGGCGACGATCGAGGTCACCAGCGGCCCGGAGAAGGGGCGGACGTTCACCGAGATCGTGCAGCCCGACGCCCCGCGCCAACTGCACGAGGGGCAGGGCGTGGTGGTGGCGTACGCCCCCGACGCCCCGCGCGACCTGCAGTACTCGGTGACGGACGTGAACCGGAAGCTCCCGATGGCGCTGCTCGCCGGGATCTTCGCCGTCGCGGTCGTGCTCGTCGGCCGGATGAAGGGCTTGATGGCGCTCGTCGCGCTCGTCGCGAGCTTCCTGGTGCTGACGTTCTTCATCCTGCCGGCGATCCTGGAGGGCTCGAATCCGCTGGTCGTGGCGGTGGTCGGGTCGAGTGCGATCATGCTGATCGCGCTCTACCTGTGCCATGGCCTCTCGGCCCGCACCTCGGTCGCGGTGCTCGGCACGCTGATCTCGCTGCTGCTGATCGGTCTGCTCGGCTCGCTGTTCATCGGCTGGGCCTCGCTCACCGGCAACACCGACGACAACACCGGCCTGATCCACGGCCTGTATCCGGACATCGACATGTCCGGCCTGCTGCTCGCCGGCATCATCATCGGTTCGCTCGGTGTCCTCGACGACGTGACCGTCACCCAGACCTCTGCGGTCTGGGAGCTGCACCAGGCCGACCCTCACATGGGGCCGCGCGCGCTGTACCGAGCCGGGATCCGGATCGGCCGCGACCACATCGCCTCGGTCGTGAACACCCTGGTCCTCGCCTACGCGGGCGCCGCCCTGCCGCTGCTGCTGCTCTTCTCGATCGCGCAGAGCAGCATGGGCACCGTGGCCAACAGCGAGCTGGTCGCGGTGGAGATCGTCCGAACCCTGGTCGGTTCGATCGGTCTGGTGGCCTCCGTGCCGCTCACCACGGTCCTCGCGGCGCTGGTGGTCTCCGCCGACCGGCCGGGAGCCGACGCCGGCGGGCAGCCCCGGGCCACGGCGGTACGGGGCGGTCGGCGCCGCCGCGCGAAGTAG
- a CDS encoding SsgA family sporulation/cell division regulator gives MRESVQAEVLMSFLVSEELCFKIPVELRYETRDPYAVRMTFHLPGDAPVTWAFGRELLLDGINRPSGDGDVHIAPTDPEGLSDVSIRLQVGGDRALFRASAPPLVAFLDRTDKLVPLGQERTLGDFEDNLEAALGRILAEENAG, from the coding sequence ATGCGAGAGTCGGTTCAGGCCGAGGTTCTGATGAGCTTCCTCGTTTCCGAGGAGCTCTGCTTCAAGATCCCAGTCGAGCTGCGCTACGAGACCCGGGATCCTTACGCGGTCCGGATGACTTTCCACCTCCCCGGAGACGCGCCCGTGACCTGGGCGTTCGGTAGGGAACTGCTGCTCGACGGGATCAACAGGCCGAGCGGGGACGGGGACGTGCACATCGCCCCGACGGACCCCGAGGGACTCTCGGACGTCTCCATCCGGCTCCAGGTCGGCGGCGACCGCGCCCTGTTCCGGGCGAGCGCGCCGCCGCTGGTCGCCTTCCTCGACCGCACGGACAAGCTGGTTCCGCTTGGTCAGGAACGGACACTCGGTGACTTCGAGGACAACCTGGAGGCGGCACTCGGCCGGATTCTGGCAGAGGAGAACGCCGGCTGA
- a CDS encoding IclR family transcriptional regulator, translating into MATATQTAAPTLIGSVQRALRLLEAVSSHADGAPAKQLARETGLPLPTTYHLLRTLTHEGYLRREKGVFVLGDAAVRLAGGGAVQNRRIKIEDSLARWRDEIGVPVYFALYREGEIELVAVADTPSAPAVEEWADFRETAHAHAIGQCLLSQLDLKTRQDHLDRHPVEAITPYTVRNRRVLLERLGGLGRMEPLVERQEYALGTVCAAIPITAGSAAAAMAISLPLHQEERLLPAVERLRTEIGRLFSSLAFSISI; encoded by the coding sequence TTGGCCACGGCTACGCAGACAGCTGCACCTACGTTGATCGGCTCGGTGCAGCGGGCGCTGAGACTTCTGGAGGCCGTGTCCTCCCATGCGGACGGCGCCCCGGCCAAACAGCTCGCCCGTGAGACGGGCCTCCCGCTGCCCACCACGTACCACCTGCTCCGCACCCTGACCCACGAGGGCTATCTACGCCGCGAGAAGGGTGTGTTCGTCCTTGGCGACGCCGCCGTCCGTCTGGCCGGCGGCGGAGCTGTGCAGAATCGTCGCATCAAGATCGAAGACTCCCTTGCCCGCTGGCGGGACGAGATCGGTGTGCCGGTGTACTTCGCCCTCTACCGCGAGGGAGAGATCGAGCTCGTCGCCGTCGCGGACACTCCTTCGGCCCCCGCGGTGGAGGAGTGGGCCGACTTCCGCGAGACCGCACACGCGCACGCCATCGGGCAGTGCCTGCTGAGTCAACTCGATCTGAAGACCCGTCAAGACCACCTCGACCGCCATCCGGTGGAAGCCATCACTCCGTACACGGTGCGTAATCGTCGTGTCCTTTTGGAGCGTTTGGGCGGTTTGGGGCGAATGGAACCCCTGGTAGAGCGTCAGGAATATGCGCTCGGCACGGTCTGTGCCGCCATTCCCATCACGGCGGGCTCCGCGGCGGCCGCGATGGCCATTTCCCTCCCCCTTCACCAGGAAGAACGGTTGCTCCCAGCAGTCGAGCGGCTACGTACGGAGATCGGAAGGCTCTTCAGTTCGCTCGCGTTCTCTATCAGTATCTGA
- a CDS encoding DUF5326 family protein: protein MAVQEILAGMPWWVKWVAIPALVLVVFGGLITSVLTFVVALLFKVLLFVALVAGLVYVVRKFKGSAGSREDW from the coding sequence ATGGCCGTACAGGAGATTCTCGCGGGGATGCCCTGGTGGGTGAAGTGGGTCGCCATACCCGCTCTCGTCCTGGTCGTCTTCGGCGGACTGATCACCAGCGTCCTGACCTTCGTGGTCGCGCTGCTGTTCAAGGTGCTGCTCTTCGTGGCACTCGTCGCCGGACTCGTCTACGTCGTGCGGAAGTTCAAGGGCTCCGCCGGATCGCGCGAGGACTGGTAG
- a CDS encoding cupin domain-containing protein: MKAFRLDELEAERAANQGAYLQFLRERNMSVGLYALDAGALDPQQPHRQDEVYFVVSGRAAITVGEETTQVARGSVVYVPAGVPHKFHHISEDLRVLVVFSPPES; encoded by the coding sequence ATGAAGGCATTCCGGCTGGACGAACTGGAGGCGGAGCGCGCCGCGAACCAGGGCGCCTATCTCCAGTTCCTGCGGGAGCGGAACATGTCGGTGGGCCTCTACGCGCTGGACGCCGGGGCGCTCGACCCCCAGCAGCCGCACCGCCAGGACGAGGTGTACTTCGTGGTCAGTGGCCGTGCGGCGATCACGGTCGGGGAGGAGACGACCCAGGTGGCGCGCGGCAGCGTGGTCTACGTGCCGGCCGGGGTGCCCCACAAGTTCCACCACATCAGCGAGGACCTGCGGGTCCTGGTGGTCTTCTCCCCGCCGGAGAGCTGA
- a CDS encoding phage holin family protein, translating to MKNFVVKTLANAGALGVAIWLLQDITLTGESTGKKALTLILVALVFGLVNFLVKPIVKLLTLPLFILTLGLITLVINALMLLLTSWLAEQFDLSFHVEGFWTAVLGGLIISVVSWALNIVLPDGD from the coding sequence ATGAAGAATTTTGTAGTCAAGACGCTCGCCAACGCGGGCGCCCTGGGAGTCGCCATCTGGCTGCTCCAGGACATCACCCTGACCGGTGAGAGCACCGGCAAGAAGGCCCTGACCCTCATTCTCGTGGCCCTGGTCTTCGGCCTCGTGAACTTCTTGGTCAAGCCGATCGTCAAGTTGCTGACGCTTCCGCTCTTCATCCTGACACTCGGCCTGATCACCCTGGTGATCAACGCCCTGATGCTGCTCCTCACGTCCTGGCTGGCCGAGCAGTTCGACCTCAGCTTCCACGTGGAGGGCTTCTGGACCGCCGTCCTCGGCGGCCTGATCATCTCCGTCGTCTCGTGGGCACTGAACATCGTGCTCCCCGACGGCGACTGA
- a CDS encoding low molecular weight protein-tyrosine-phosphatase, whose translation MTYRVCFVCTGNICRSPMAEHVFRRRVEEAGLGGAVEVDSAGTGGWHEGDGADPRTVAVLEENGYTSAHSARPFRASWFSALDLVIALDEGHLRELRALARTPEEAARIRLLRSYDPAAGDALDVPDPYYGGREGFEECLEMVEAASGGLLAAVRAEVEERTA comes from the coding sequence GTGACCTATCGCGTGTGCTTCGTCTGCACGGGCAACATCTGCCGCTCGCCGATGGCCGAGCACGTCTTCCGCCGCCGTGTGGAGGAGGCCGGCCTCGGCGGAGCGGTGGAGGTCGACAGCGCGGGGACCGGCGGCTGGCACGAGGGCGACGGCGCCGACCCCCGCACGGTCGCCGTCCTGGAGGAGAACGGCTACACCTCCGCGCACTCCGCCCGCCCGTTCCGTGCCTCCTGGTTCTCCGCCCTGGACCTGGTGATCGCGCTGGACGAAGGGCATCTGCGGGAGCTCAGGGCGCTCGCCCGCACCCCCGAGGAAGCGGCGAGGATACGGCTGCTCCGCTCCTACGACCCGGCCGCGGGGGACGCTCTCGACGTCCCCGACCCGTACTACGGGGGCCGGGAGGGCTTCGAGGAGTGCCTGGAGATGGTGGAGGCCGCGAGCGGAGGACTGCTCGCGGCCGTACGTGCGGAAGTGGAGGAACGGACAGCGTGA
- a CDS encoding cystathionine gamma-lyase yields the protein MTDQASDPGRRTAAALGDGTLAVRAGLPEPVKYEPTLPGPVFAAHFHLPGEPTGGYAYGRDENPTWTHLERAIGELEAPGEEGVETLVFASGMAAISAVLLSQLKAGDAVVVPTDGYQALPLLHEQLRAYGIEVRTAPTGGDGQLAVLEGARLLWLETPSNPGLDVCDIRRMVREAHAAGALVAVDNTLATPLGQRPLELGADFSVASDTKGMTGHGDVLLGHVTCRDPLRAAEVRRWRKVVGAIPGPMEAWLAHRSLATLQLRIDRQCSTALSLASALAEREDVAGLRYPGLPGDPSHAVAARQMRRFGPVVSFELADRKRAERFLEELRLVDDATSFGGVRSTAERRGRWGGDAVAEGFIRFSVGAEDPEDLIADVLRALDEAGAAG from the coding sequence GTGACCGACCAGGCAAGCGACCCCGGCCGGCGGACGGCCGCCGCGCTCGGTGACGGCACCCTCGCCGTGCGGGCCGGGCTCCCCGAGCCCGTGAAGTACGAACCGACCCTGCCGGGCCCGGTCTTCGCGGCCCACTTCCACCTGCCGGGCGAGCCGACGGGCGGTTACGCGTACGGCCGCGACGAGAACCCCACCTGGACCCATCTGGAACGGGCGATCGGCGAGCTGGAGGCGCCGGGGGAGGAGGGCGTCGAGACGCTCGTCTTCGCCTCCGGCATGGCGGCGATCTCGGCCGTCCTCCTCTCCCAACTGAAGGCCGGCGACGCGGTGGTGGTGCCGACCGACGGCTACCAGGCCCTGCCGCTGCTGCACGAGCAGCTCAGGGCGTACGGGATCGAGGTCCGCACCGCACCGACCGGCGGCGACGGACAGCTCGCCGTCCTCGAAGGGGCCCGGCTGCTCTGGCTCGAGACCCCGTCCAACCCCGGTCTCGACGTCTGCGACATCCGGCGCATGGTGCGCGAGGCGCATGCAGCGGGGGCGCTCGTGGCCGTCGACAACACCCTCGCCACCCCGCTCGGCCAGCGGCCCCTGGAGCTGGGCGCGGACTTCTCCGTCGCCAGCGACACCAAGGGCATGACCGGACACGGTGACGTCCTGCTCGGGCACGTGACCTGCCGGGATCCCCTGCGGGCGGCGGAGGTTCGGCGCTGGCGCAAGGTCGTCGGCGCGATCCCCGGTCCCATGGAGGCCTGGCTCGCCCACCGTTCGCTGGCCACCCTCCAGCTGCGGATCGACCGGCAGTGCTCCACCGCCCTGTCCCTCGCGAGCGCTCTCGCCGAGCGCGAGGACGTGGCCGGGCTGCGCTACCCGGGGCTGCCGGGCGACCCCTCGCACGCGGTGGCGGCCCGGCAGATGCGGCGCTTCGGCCCGGTGGTCTCCTTCGAGCTCGCCGACCGGAAGCGGGCCGAGCGGTTCCTCGAAGAGCTGCGGCTCGTGGACGACGCCACCAGCTTCGGCGGCGTGCGCTCCACGGCGGAGCGGCGCGGGCGCTGGGGCGGGGACGCGGTCGCGGAGGGCTTCATCCGCTTCTCGGTGGGCGCCGAGGATCCGGAGGATCTGATCGCCGATGTCCTGCGTGCCCTCGACGAGGCCGGAGCCGCGGGCTGA
- a CDS encoding LysR family transcriptional regulator, which produces MDLALLRTFVTVHRAGSFTRAAALLGLSQPAVTSQIRTLERQLGRPLFLRQARGVTPTTIGDELAHRAAPHLDALVEIAETGLDEESGVRTLHVAGPPEFTALRALPALTPLVGQGLAVRATFLGNAEEILDGLAAGHHDLALTTARPRGGLFVATPLCDEEHVLVAAPRWAARLAPEVLLRKGAVVLEQLPVVEVHESLPFVSRYWAAVFETKPAAAATVIAPDLRAVRDSAASGAGLAVLPRYLCEEALEQGRLVALLDPPVPPLRTYFLVVRTGTLALSHIARAHEALSAAAADW; this is translated from the coding sequence ATGGATCTGGCCCTGCTGCGCACGTTCGTCACGGTGCACCGGGCCGGCTCCTTCACCCGCGCCGCCGCGCTCCTGGGTCTCTCCCAGCCCGCCGTCACCAGCCAGATCAGGACCCTGGAACGGCAGCTGGGCCGGCCGCTCTTCCTCAGACAGGCGCGCGGGGTCACGCCGACCACGATCGGCGACGAGCTCGCGCACCGCGCCGCTCCTCATCTGGACGCCCTGGTGGAGATCGCCGAGACCGGCCTCGACGAGGAGAGCGGCGTGCGTACCCTCCATGTCGCCGGGCCTCCGGAATTCACCGCGCTCCGCGCGCTGCCCGCGCTCACCCCGCTGGTCGGCCAGGGCCTCGCCGTGCGGGCGACCTTCCTCGGGAACGCGGAGGAGATCCTCGACGGGCTCGCTGCGGGTCACCACGATCTGGCCCTGACCACTGCCCGCCCGCGCGGGGGTCTCTTCGTCGCCACCCCGCTCTGCGACGAGGAGCACGTGCTGGTCGCGGCCCCGCGCTGGGCGGCCCGGCTCGCTCCCGAAGTGCTGCTCCGCAAGGGGGCGGTGGTCCTGGAGCAGCTTCCAGTGGTCGAGGTGCACGAGTCGCTGCCGTTCGTCTCCCGCTACTGGGCCGCCGTCTTCGAGACCAAGCCCGCGGCGGCCGCGACCGTGATCGCCCCCGACCTTCGAGCCGTACGGGACTCCGCGGCCTCCGGCGCCGGTCTCGCCGTCCTGCCGCGCTATCTGTGCGAGGAAGCCTTGGAGCAGGGACGGCTCGTGGCGCTGCTCGATCCCCCGGTGCCTCCGCTGCGGACGTACTTCCTCGTCGTACGGACCGGCACGCTTGCGCTCTCGCACATCGCGCGGGCCCACGAGGCTCTGTCGGCGGCCGCGGCGGACTGGTGA